The Tigriopus californicus strain San Diego chromosome 5, Tcal_SD_v2.1, whole genome shotgun sequence genome includes a region encoding these proteins:
- the LOC131881087 gene encoding uncharacterized protein LOC131881087: protein MAETEVAENPETPPKSALWLIVLLTSLFGLGVLDFFTGIEPNGCAMTYMYEYPTYIPVAVSSVVQSQFPNYGLYVYGEGASVEPLSQGVFSGIPVLFIPGNAGSYKQVRSLASVALRKAMEEDFKGDFHFDFFAVDFEEEFSAIYGGSLQAQSTYVSHCISQILNLYKGQANAPKSLVLVGHSIGGLVAKSLFVRPKFDHRTISVVITLATPHQPVITMDRHTREFYDQVDNYWNRTRTGALRDVVFVSIGGGDRDLQVRSGLTNSKYADINVVTTNSPLVWVSTDHRCITWCKQLVLALNRALFDSVDQTKQITRDVAKIRNTFEYQLLDRSTGKHYQRPSELFVETIKFNRDGFWSDHMKRQFSFEREYVESNTHIVVMTFDDPRHRFMTVDASGIDYNNWIFGCKDTAVHKNTRICDIGHNLSKQSKIVPSQGKRKLAQFDMHQLKEEFGYTHVVVFIPKGKKHVKVHLDVYNEFHRHVEYQTPRWITFFKSYPIVAKTAERSLFYNVTLLEMDQTWQAYDIIVKPLGRCPDDTHFGLMRLVTPWAYDATQTLIAHNETSRLTAKLQVTKPSDLGTDPINPRLDILLNPNCQYSIEIQSAVHKMWGQMVRFYAPMIIPLSIAVLLLALTYQLKAMEAENHCSFILSVLTTQVSPISVVMPGRLVGYVTSTAFLAKFLPISDFQRLNDSGLDFGVLPIVLFFVSIGLVTVVTMAAWVCVILFGNVANKAVIRFFGPVSPHEVVIELAVSGMTKVPFIVSGVLIALTMGTCGSLALCLGTFIHFVHLFKMYEDYLQNLMRSSMGLKAAESNLSQINFQFTLGLLWTMMSLLNLPALLAWTRRLPLETHLNPDPSLIPAVMLSGSLAVLWGENAPRNLQFYSQLSALVQFLAILIVVFGSISMYRVNYFVSAVFVALSLHQLLAPKKMVPIIADADQQVVPSETESSDAKEDPKEEKHMAGDEIASWRCLKILSPLMKAQAMLFAVESGILKLPCFLKNITRSFFPRRNPQSDESAVVQGYKIESPIVETDLTQNITQPTRDAAPESNTLRGTVQSVCSAIICIPTRLFPRFHVEMDASQSSSPETQVSLFATMRDLPAGFFHDLQRTVSESATFPLHYCKTYLGGCRTDWSIRHLQNAPKEFGTDLTKFGANLWACGQFGFGLVLGPLRNIQNIAVHFIKDLQRQGHENGSFVVYYLKLAGFRLKSKFQKLNPEPPMVEIAPEQAELKPHNVEVLDEQQENVLHPSKAAELQKEAENQLGQTSSRAKYRSKILRELTLSPSTVLRSSVETPKQFVIDLVNLIVHVKEFLQHYLSWLKQKKDEHNLSLDPLIRSSKVISVGILSVTGLTLKVLFQLLKPGERKPQTHQPSQPSRVTTTKLHVETTAPEMTPEEIRLKEFREQSEKSFGKPRLPQDLSKLKKMPKPITIQRESIIKSSASEILQDDEEYELSNHDLDLLNKEMKKKSVKLMSLKDQASMRKSMEEKIRQSQTDLDLDPDDFENIQKHMFDLDEPMQYQPSPNEGARLRDYNEPEVLQERLQAQETFADRISPFEEDWEGDEPQEQESEEADLGSESESQDHQYLADGFRGVEELRRSLDELKLLDVSMRQLENQFESDEGSEQGDQVQVKYVDDDELNPRFTESFSPWSRNSQEMRRGEEESNGDDDEEADDDDDYDDEDDNEKESFQLGIERLQVQYQKQSSGNANVEVVEKSREEATKFEPFYVDDLDQEKELLELLKLEQNRKKSQSNQKPNFSNELKIQNLELDQGARFDIGDDNETPQFSNEEHLQDQDPYEPNLELEARERRSEVALQRPVPTKRKRKTSDNLETQQSVPQRITHQEEHLEQATYDEKQNEDAPYTEEQLAPPKPNKRKQKKPALEPEKLEVAYEEMPFSDDELALLKFMEPPGSKIGKLTIPKELKDENLQESLRDSANGSDNLKNNQNPPTSENFHDPAIESEEVKYSYNDSKSQSQDDIVIPEPADQTSTVLNAKYAHKDLENQTQSPNSPPVPKQRKENEIKQIKTVDLCGEDLQLTEQEKLLLELLQKEKQFAEDDPSVGQPQIKSQMDLKGPQRFQDATPDPRKMAAKPEFVEEEEVPSLEPLQSIEESFPEHKHLIGPDFELNDDDFERIYGEEEPDLTFSYALDDRVLEPEIGEDHSERLFYSTDIIETDQSDYVDDSSSFQRESDSHEKFKDITGDLAESDVDKNHLHRQQIEVPMGDDFDINLENGDAEGALLGNDHDGEANGDITESFFQENVKREQVSHFEPSDEALNNDSMRNVPETEEEEEEEEEEEEEDEQFEYEQMEETCEYDPGDEPELEFQVEEADLFKDPRYDMSEMDPMDIKFSPDELKVMVFGKEKREVGKLDQRDMKKFASPEDKERLRKSNSSQSKRQQQQQQVEQHHSADTKLREAEDYQRLDQESGSSVLEGVQDKSQGWENQDRSTQALHQRLSQDDTEMLSPIHAHQQQQEQQQKQQQQQQQQQQREEIDLKRNVIAKDETTLPAKLDLEELKLLELIESPNYLEDPEVKTLEGINYEHNQHSEKAREVSQRPLNIRPNKEICQPSKPSNSSELDVGFPSEPELGAHPQTTLNTPTNNIWSMTRDDYQPNMGPLSYENTLSRDDQSGPMSPSSDIFGKGKMTHTLNYGAKKTTPTPEFGRTIEETQFNADQDVEELEADIEDLEEEIREYKANKALKKRSNRKSPPQMRRNLQIPPSDDEGEAEGRSPRIRRKSNNSVKKLEKSQSQKHQGTKESELDSVESYPPTSDGEPRKSRYIAHFVPLEKGYVPKKLKDPKHPSSQRNSTISTTSEGKNSEDDYLQDVSPQPMIENIDTVQAECQSEYESEYEEEEEDDEFDDAFPEQQREYDHLPKPSSQSSIDTGTKPRLASTSVQTSEAEFSDFGEDEDAYGSSFKRSYRSGLSSGTSSRRPSFGDSKDCDQDRDPNYHVKFRSRSALSQDGGYMYGYPEDDRSSSQMSIYNTDQSLDISIPVDMETRERLRAQGAHMSEPMEAFAKKVQEARETLEKELLGLEPENKEPSPYPVQRSTSEQRIRPASSLGFSRKTSDYVSPYLRSRHLTGDDDVKEANESGTDSRRSRLEYEPRRFAVNPYLSRSYSTRRSLRERRRDYAWENPEMSKYLTRARSTDIIGSSPIIPETEEYRARKAMIKTLDDEIVARRKRTRMLKTQALMQSVQSRISATHDPPMPITRKHSYGSRTGRQYENNTPLSGHFDEQAPGNIRKSYDDLANMSMNRYMKDRNYGTSRLSRRYSFK from the exons ATGGCAGAAACTGAAGTGGCTGAGAATCCGGAGACGCCTCCAAAATCGGCTCTGTGGTTGATTGTTCTTCTGACATCTCTTTTTGGTCTTGGGGTGTTGGACTTCTTCACTGGCATTGAGCCCAATGGGTGTGCCATGACGTATATGTACGAATACCCCACCTACATTCCGGTGGCCGTGAGCTCCGTGGTTCAAAGTCAGTTCCCGAATTATGGGTTGTATGTCTATGGTGAGGGAGCCTCGGTGGAACCCTTGAGTCAAGGCGTGTTTTCGGGTATTCCCGTGTTGTTTATTCCGGGCAATGCGGGCTCATACAAGCAAGTGCGATCTCTGGCCTCCGTGGCCTTGCGAAAGGCCATGGAGGAGGATTTCAAAGGAGATTTCCACTTTGACTTCTTTGCTGTGGACTTTGAGGAAGAGTTTTCGGCCATTTATGGCGGATCTCTGCAAGCTCAGTCAACCTACGTGTCCCATTGTATCTCCCAGATATTGAATTTGTACAAAGGTCAAGCCAACGCTCCGAAATCCTTGGTTTTGGTAGGTCATTCTATTGGCGGATTGGTGGCCAAATCTTTGTTTGTTCGACCCAAATTTGATCATAGAACGATTAGTGTGGTGATCACCTTAGCCACGCCACATCAGCCTGTGATCACCATGGACAGACACACACGGGAGTTTTACGATCAAGTGGACAACTACTGGAATCGAACCCGCACTGGAGCACTACGTGATGTTGTGTTCGTTTCAATTGGCGGCGGAGATCGGGATCTTCAAGTTCGATCCGGATTGACCAACTCCAAATATGCGGATATCAATGTGGTCACCACGAATTCTCCGTTAGTGTGGGTTTCTACGGATCATCGATGCATTACTTGGTGCAAACAGCTGGTTTTGGCCCTAAACCGAGCCCTATTCGACTCAGTGGACCAGACCAAACAAATCACCAGAGATGTGGCCAAAATCCGGAACACTTTCGAGTATCAACTTCTCGATCGGAGTACGGGAAAACATTACCAAAGACCTTCCGAGCTGTTCGTGGAAACGATTAAATTCAATAGGGATGGCTTTTGGAGTGACCATATGAAGCGACAATTCAGTTTCGAGCGAGAATACGTGGAAAGCAATACCCATATCGTGGTCATGACCTTCGATGATCCTAGACATCGGTTCATGACCGTGGATGCTAGTGGGATCGACTATAACAACTGGATCTTTGGTTGTAAAGACACTGCTGTGCACAAGAACACGCGCATCTGCGATATCGGCCATAATCTCTCCAAACAATCCAAGATCGTTCCTTCCCAAGGGAAGAGAAAACTGGCCCAGTTCGATATGCATCAATTAAAGGAGGAATTTGGTTACACTCATGTGGTTGTGTTCATCCCCAAAGGCAAGAAACACGTCAAGGTCCATCTGGACGTGTACAACGAGTTCCATCGACACGTGGAATATCAGACACCCCGATGGATAACGTTCTTCAAATCCTATCCAATTGTAGCCAAGACAGCTGAGCGATCCTTATTCTACAACGTGACCCTTCTGGAGATGGACCAAACTTGGCAGGCTTACGATATTATTGTAAAGCCGTTAGGGCGATGCCCCGACGATACCCATTTCGGTTTGATGCGATTGGTGACACCTTGGGCATATGATGCGACTCAAACGCTGATTGCCCACAATGAGACCTCTCGATTGACTGCAAAGCTTCAAGTGACTAAACCATCCGATTTGGGTACCGACCCCATCAATCCCAGACTGGATATCTTACTCAATCCTAATTGCCAGTATTCGATCGAAATTCAATCGGCCGTCCACAAAATGTGGGGTCAAATGGTGCGGTTCTATGCTCCCATGATCATACCCTTATCTATCGCGGTTCTCCTTCTGGCTCTGACCTACCAACTGAAGGCAATGGAAGCAGAGAACCATTGCTCATTCATTCTATCCGTGCTTACGACTCAAGTCTCGCCTATCTCCGTGGTGATGCCGGGGCGATTAGTCGGCTACGTCACTTCGACCGCTTTCCTGGCCAAATTCCTGCCCATCAGTGATTTTCAGAGACTCAACGACAGTGGTTTAGATTTTGGCGTCTTGCCCatagttcttttctttgtcagcATCGGATTGGTGACTGTTGTAACCATGGCCGCTTGGGTATGTGTTATTTTGTTCGGAAACGTGGCCAACAAAGCCGTGATTCGATTCTTCGGACCCGTGTCGCCTCATGAGGTGGTTATTGAGTTGGCCGTATCCGGAATGACGAAAGTACCGTTCATTGTCTCGGGGGTACTGATCGCCCTGACCATGGGCACTTGTGGTTCTTTGGCCTTGTGTCTCGGAACCTTTATACATTTTgttcatctattcaaaatGTATGAGGACTATCTGCAAAATCTGATGCGATCCTCGATGGGACTCAAGGCCGCCGAGTCCAACTTGTCTCAGATCAACTTTCAATTCACATTGGGCTTGTTATGGACGATGATGTCGCTACTGAATCTGCCGGCTTTACTCGCTTGGACCAGGAGACTGCCTCTTGAAACCCATTTGAATCCGGACCCTTCTTTGATTCCTGCTGTAATGCTCTCTGGATCTTTGGCTGTGCTTTGGGGAGAGAATGCTCCCCGAAATCTTCAATTCTATAGTCAACTCTCGGCTTTAGTGCAATTCTTGGCGATTCTTATCGTTGTGTTTGGTTCCATATCAATGTATAGAGTGAACTACTTCGTGAGTGCTGTATTTGTGGCATTATCTCTTCATCAACTTTTGGCACCAAAGAAGATGGTTCCAATAATAGCAGATGCAGATCAACAAG TGGTGCCATCTGAAACAGAATCCTCGGATGCAAAAGAGGATCCCAAGGAGGAGAAACACATGGCTGGAGATG AAATCGCCTCATGGAGGTGCCTGAAGATACTGAGCCCATTGATGAAAGCTCAAGCCATGTTGTTTGCCGTTGAAAGTGGGATCCTGAAACTGCCATGCTTCCTCAAAAATATAACTAGATCATTTTTTCCGAGGAGAAATCCACAATCGGACGAATCAGCGGTGGTCCAGGGCTACAAAATAGAATCACCCATAGTTGAAACAGATCTTACCCAGAATATCACGCAACCAACAAGAGATGCAGCACCTGAATCAAATACTTTGAGAGGGACAGTCCAATCAGTATGCTCTGCCATCATTTGCATTCCAACCCGATTGTTCCCTCGTTTTCACGTCGAAATGGATGCCTCTCAATCTTCATCCCCAGAGACTCAAGTCTCACTTTTTGCTACCATGCGAGATCTGCCTGCAGGCTTTTTCCATGATCTTCAAAGAACTGTGTCCGAATCAGCCACTTTTCCACTTCACTATTGCAAGACATATCTAGGAGGGTGCCGAACGGATTGGAGCATTCGCCACCTTCAAAATGCTCCCAAAGAATTTGGTACAGATCTTACGAAATTTGGAGCCAATCTTTGGGCGTGTGGCCAATTTGGTTTTGGCCTAGTCTTGGGTCCTTTGAGGaacattcaaaacattgctGTACACTTCATCAAGGACCTTCAACGGCAAGGCCATGAGAACGGATCATTTGTTGTTTATTACCTCAAATTAGCCGGATTTcgattgaaatcaaagttcCAGAAATTAAACCCAGAACCGCCAATGGTCGAGATTGCACCAGAACAAGCTGAGCTCAAGCCACATAATGTTGAAGTATTGGATGAACAGCAAGAGAACGTGCTTCATCCCTCGAAAGCTGCAGAACTTCAAAAAGAAGCAGAGAACCAGTTGGGTCAGACGAGTTCAAGAGCAAAATACCGATCCAAAATCCTTCGGGAACTCACTTTATCGCCAAGCACGGTATTAAGGTCATCTGTCGAGACCCCCAAACAATTTGTGATAGACCTCGTGAATTTGATCGTTCATGTCAAGGAATTCTTGCAACACTACCTTTCATGGCTCAAACAAAAGAAGGACGAACATAACCTTTCCTTGGACCCCTTGATTCGATCATCGAAGGTCATCAGTGTGGGAATTTTGTCTGTGACGGGACTTACACTGAAGGTTCTTTTTCAACTCTTGAAGCCGGGAGAGAGGAAACCCCAAACCCATCAACCATCTCAGCCTTCAAGGGTCACAACGACAAAGCTTCACGTAGAAACAACTGCACCAGAAATGACCCCTGAAGAGATCCGTTTGAAAGAATTCCGAGAGCAAAGCGAAAAGAGCTTTGGCAAACCTCGATTGCCTCAAGACCTCTCCAAACTAAAGAAAATGCCCAAGCCCATAACCATTCAACGTGAAAGTATCATCAAGAGCTCAGCATCCGAGATTcttcaagatgatgaagaataCGAATTATCCAATCACGATTTGGATCTTCTCAACAaggagatgaaaaagaaatccgTCAAATTGATGAGCTTGAAGGACCAAGCATCCATGAGAAAGTCCATGGAAGAAAAGATCCGTCAATCTCAAACAGATCTTGACCTTGATCCGGATGACTTTGAGAACATCCAAAAACATATGTTTGACTTGGACGAACCCATGCAATATCAACCTTCCCCAAATGAGGGCGCTCGTTTGAGGGATTATAATGAACCAGAAGTCCTCCAAGAGAGGCTTCAGGCCCAGGAAACTTTTGCAGATAGAATTAGTCCATTTGAGGAGGATTGGGAGGGTGACGAACcacaagagcaagagagtGAAGAAGCGGACTTAGGTTCGGAATCTGAGTCACAAGACCATCAATACCTAGCAGACGGTTTTCGTGGAGTTGAAGAATTGAGGCGTAGTTTAGACGAACTGAAATTGCTCGACGTTTCCATGAGGCAACTGGagaatcaatttgaatcagATGAAGGATCAGAGCAAGGTGATCAAGTCCAAGTCAAATATGTCGACGATGATGAATTGAACCCAAGGTTTACTGAAAGTTTTTCTCCATGGTCCAGAAATTCTCAGGAAATGCGAAGGGGGGAAGAGGAATCcaatggcgatgatgatgaagaagcggatgatgacgatgattatgatgacgaagatgataatgaaaaggaaagcTTTCAATTAGGTATTGAGAGGCTTCAGGTGCAATACCAGAAACAATCAAGCGGAAACGCAAATGTCGAAGTTGTCGAAAAATCCAGAGAAGAAGCGACCAAATTTGAACCTTTCTATGTAGACGACTTGGACCAAGAGAAGGAACTCTTGGAGCTGTTGAAATTGGAACAGAATCGAAAAAAGAGTCAATCAAATCAGAAACCGAACTTTTCGAATGAactgaaaattcaaaatttagaaCTCGATCAAGGGGCTAGATTTGACATCGGCGATGACAACGAGACGCCtcagttttcaaatgaagaacaCTTGCAGGATCAAGATCCTTATGAACCAAACTTGGAACTTGAAGCTCGAGAAAGACGATCTGAAGTGGCTCTACAAAGACCAGTGCCAACCAAAAGAAAACGCAAAACATCTGACAACCTGGAAACCCAGCAATCTGTTCCACAAAGGATAACCCATCAAGAAGAACACCTGGAGCAAGCTACATATGacgaaaagcaaaatgaagatGCTCCATATACCGAGGAACAACTCGCTCCgcccaaaccaaacaaaagaaaacaaaaaaaaccagcaCTGGAGCCTGAAAAATTGGAAGTTGCCTATGAGGAAATGCCATTTTCGGATGATGAACTGGCCTTATTAAAATTCATGGAGCCACCTGGGTCAAAAATTGGGAAACTTACCATTCCCAAAGAGCTCAAGGATGAAAATCTTCAGGAATCCCTAAGAGACTCTGCCAATGGCTCAGATAATTTGAAGAATAACCAAAATCCCCCAACAAGTGAGAATTTTCATGATCCTGCAATTGAGTCTGAGGAAGTGAAATATTCATATAATGATTCTAAATCACAGTCCCAAGATGATATAGTAATACCAGAGCCTGCAGATCAAACTTCAACTGTCTTGAATGCTAAGTATGCTCATAAGGACCTTGAAAATCAAACACAATCGCCAAACTCACCCCCTGTTCCAAAGCAACGCAAGGAAAATGAGATCAAACAAATCAAGACAGTGGATTTATGTGGAGAAGATTTGCAGCTTACTGAGCAAGAGAAGTTACTATTGGAACTATTgcagaaagaaaaacaatttgctGAGGATGATCCTTCGGTCGGACAACCCCAAATTAAGAGCCAGATGGATCTCAAAGGTCCGCAGCGATTTCAAGACGCAACGCCAGATCCTCGGAAAATGGCAGCCAAACCAGAATTtgtggaggaggaagaagtcCCATCATTGGAACCTCTTCAGAGCATTGAAGAATCCTTCCCTGAACACAAACACCTGATTGGACCAGATTTTGagctgaatgatgatgacTTTGAGAGAATTTATGGCGAGGAGGAGCCCGACTTAACATTCTCATACGCGCTTGACGATCGGGTCTTGGAACCAGAGATTGGAGAAGATCATTCCGAAAGACTTTTCTATTCCACGGATATCATAGAAACAGATCAATCTGATTACGTTGATGATAGTTCTTCTTTCCAACGTGAATCTGATAGCCATGAGAAATTCAAAGATATCACTGGAGACCTTGCAGAAAGTGATGTCGATAAAAACCACTTACATCGGCAACAAATTGAAGTGCCTATGGGAGATGATTTTGATATCAATCTCGAAAATGGTGATGCGGAAGGGGCTTTGTTAGGAAACGACCATGACGGCGAGGCCAATGGAGATATCACAGAGagcttttttcaagaaaatgtgaaaagagAACAAGTGTCTCATTTTGAACCATCGGATGAGGCCTTGAACAATGATTCCATGAGAAATGTGCCAGAAacagaagaggaggaagaggaagaagaagaggaggaagaagaggacgagcAATTTGAATATGAACAAATGGAAGAGACATGTGAATATGATCCTGGTGACGAGCCAGAGCTAGAGTTCCAAGTTGAGGAAGCAGATCTGTTCAAAGACCCAAGGTATGATATGAGTGAAATGGATCCGATGGACATCAAGTTTTCCCCCGATGAGCTAAAGGTCATGGTATTCGGAAAAGAGAAACGGGAAGTTGGGAAATTAGATCAACGGGACATGAAGAAGTTTGCCTCTCCTGAAGACAAAGAACGTCTCCGAAAGTCTAATTCATCTCAATCAAAACgacagcaacagcaacaacaggtGGAACAACACCACTCGGCAGACACCAAATTGAGGGAAGCAGAAGATTACCAGAGACTTGACCAGGAATCAGGGTCCTCAGTTCTTGAGGGAGTGCAAGATAAGTCACAAGGTTGGGAGAATCAAGATCGCTCAACCCAAGCATTACACCAACGCTTGAGCCAAGATGATACTGAAATGCTTTCGCCAATTCATGctcatcaacaacagcaggagcagcaacaaaaacagcaacaacagcaacaacaacaacaacaacgtgaAGAAATAGACCTCAAGCGGAATGTTATTGCCAAGGATGAGACGACATTGCCGGCCAAGTTGGATTTGGAAGAACTAAAACTGTTGGAGCTGATTGAGTCTCCAAATTATTTAGAAGACCCTGAAGTAAAGACCTTGGAAGGAATCAATTATGAGCACAACCAGCATTCAGAAAAGGCAAGGGAAGTCTCTCAACGTCCGTTGAACATACGACCCAACAAAGAAATATGTCAACCAAGCAAACCTTCGAATTCATCGGAGTTAGACGTGGGTTTCCCGTCGGAGCCAGAATTGGGAGCTCATCCTCAAACGACATTGAACACCCCAACcaataatatttggtctatgaCACGGGACGACTACCAACCCAATATGGGACCACTTTCCTATGAGAATACGTTGTCAAGGGATGATCAATCAGGACCAATGAGTCCAAGTTCCGACATATTTGGAAAAGGGAAAATGACCCACACTTTAAATTACGGGGCAAAAAAGACCACTCCAACCCCGGAATTTGGCCGTACAATTGAAGAAACGCAATTCAATGCAGATCAAGACGTGGAGGAACTGGAGGCCGATATTGAGGACTTGGAAGAGGAAATTCGAGAATACAAGGCCAACAAGGCGCTCAAGAAAAGGTCCAATCGCAAGAGCCCTCCGCAAATGCGGCGAAATCTTCAGATTCCGCCATCTGATGATGAAGGTGAGGCGGAAGGTCGTAGTCCAAGAATCAGGAGGAAATCAAACAACAGCGTGAAGAAATTAGAAAAAAGTCAGAGTCAAAAACATCAAGGTACCAAAGAAAGTGAACTAGATTCCGTTGAATCATATCCTCCTACTTCAGATGGAGAACCACGGAAAAGCCGATACATTGCTCACTTTGTTCCTTTGGAAAAAGGTTACGTGCCAAAGAAGCTTAAGGACCCCAAACACCCTTCATCTCAAAGGAACAGTACCATTAGTACTACTTCGGAGGGTAAAAATTCCGAGGATGATTACCTGCAAGATGTTTCCCCACAACCGATGATAGAAAACATCGATACCGTTCAGGCCGAATGTCAATCTGAATATGAGTCTGAAtatgaggaggaagaagaagatgatgagtTTGACGACGC CTTTCCGGAGCAACAAAGGGAATATGATCATCTTCCCAAACCATCCAGTCAAAGTTCCATTGACACAGGAACAAAACCCCGACTCGCATCCACAAGTGTGCAAACCAGTGAAGCCGAATTTTCAGACTTCGGTGAGGACGAGGATGCATATGGCAGCTCCTTTAAGCGATCATATAGAAGCGGTTTGTCCTCGGGAACCTCTAGTCGACGTCCTAGTTTTGGCGATTCCAAAGACTGCGACCAAGATAGAGATCCCAACTATCATGTTAAATTTCGATCGCGGAGTGCCCTTTCTCAAGACGGGGGTTATATGTATGGCTATCCAGAAGATGATCGATCCTCGTCACAAATGTCGATCTACAATACCGACCAAAGTTTGGACATTTCAATTCCAGTCGACATGGAGACACGGGAACGGCTTCGCGCTCAAGGTGCTCACATGTCCGAGCCCATGGAAGCTTTTGCTAAGAAGGTCCAAGAGGCCAGGGAAACTTTGGAGAAGGAGCTTCTAGGTTTAGAGCCCGAAAACAAGGAGCCAAGCCCGTATCCGGTTCAAAGAAGCACATCAGAGCAACGGATTCGACCGGCATCTTCTCTAGGCTTTTCTCGAAAAACCAGTGACTATGTTTCACCCTATTTGAGATCAAGGCACCTAACGGGCGATGATGACGTCAAGGAAGCCAATGAATCTGGCACAGACTCGCGAAGAAGTCGACTTGAGTATGAGCCCCGGCGATTTGCCGTGAACCCTTATCTATCACGGTCCTATTCCACTCGCAGATCTTTAAGGGAACGGCGACGTGACTACGCCTGGGAGAATCCAGAAATGTCTAAATACTTGACACGAGCAAGATCAACCGATATCATCGGCTCGTCACCAATCATTCCAGAGACTGAGGAGTATCGAGCCCGAAAAGCCATGATTAAGACTTTGGATGACGAAATTGTCGCTCGTAGGAAACGAACACGAATGTTGAAGACTCAAGCCTTGATGCAGAGCGTTCAAAGTCGGATTAGCGCCACTCATGATCCGCCCATGCCAATCACGAGAAAGCACAGTTATGGTAGTCGGACTGGTCGTCAGTATGAGAACAATACACCATTGAGCGGTCATTTTGACGAGCAAGCCCCAGGAAATATTCGCAAATCATACGATGACCTGGCCAATATGTCCATGAATCGATATATGAAGGATCGAAATTATGGAACTTCACGTTTGTCACGACGATACAGCTTCAAGTGA